The window TCTTTTGGTATACAGAAGAAGAATTAACAAGGTACATATATACAGGAATTCCTGGATTGGCTCTTGAAATTCTTTGATCTTCATGTTTTTGGaattttctacctttttaaaaatgaacgTTACCTAGTGTGAAATTTTGGCTAAGATCTGGGTATTTGTGGCCTGTGGTTCTAAGCTCGAGTTTGATTCATGATTTTACATTAAACTAGGTTTAAAACAAATTGTCTCCTTTACATCTTTCACCtttatctttcttttgttttcagaagacagTCCTTGGAAAGCTTTAAATGGGGTTTGCCCGATCCAGACTGACACAAGGAATTCAGCTTACCCTTTCCCAGTTTGCCCATTCAGCACCGGCACTGCCAGCAATGGCAGCCTGCAGTGGCAGCAGGAATCTTCCAGTACGTCTATGGTGTCAGGATGGATAAGTGAATTAAACCTTAACGAAAACTCGGGTCAACCCTTGGCGCCACCAACAAAACGCCACTGTAGGTCCCTGTCCGAGCCTGATGAGCTGGCTCGCTGTCGGTCACCGTGGAAGCCTGGAAACTCAAAGGTTTGGACTCCCGTGTCAAAGAGACGGTGTAATAGCGGTGGTAGCGCTACCTTGCAACGCTGCAACAGCCACGGAAGTGCGACCTTACAGAGAAGCACAAGTATCAGCCTGCCACAAAACATACTGTCGCTAAATAACGTCTTCACCGTCACCAGCTTCAACACGTCGCCGGTTCCCAGACCTTCCTCTGCCAGCAGCGGCTTTGTGGACAGCAGCGAGGGCAGCACGGGCTCCAGCACCCGCTGGAATTCCGGAGGCCCTTGTGACTTTAACCCAAGGCGCCGCCTCTCCCTCTCCCAGGAGCACATCACCGAGACGGGGAATCTCTTGCCTTCAGCCAACAGCACTCCCACCTCCACACCCGAGCTCAGCCGGCGTCAGGGCTTGTTGAGATGCCGCTCGCAGCCTTGCGTTCTGAACGAAAAGAAAAGCCGGCTAAAGCGCAGACGGGAGGAGGATGTACGATGGAACAGACCATCGTtagacttttttaaaatgacacgGGTGAGATTTTACTTTCCTCGGTGTGTGAAGGGAGCTATTGCAGAAAGGCTATTTCTAGATAAACCGCGCTAATTCGTAGCTGTTAATTCGCTTCTGCCTTCAGCAGTACAGTAGGATTCTTACTCTTGCTAGTGCTTTACCCTATAGCAACTTATTTAGTCTTTGCTCCCAAGGCCCAGTTTTTGAAGTCCAGGCTACTTGATATAGAGTACAAAGAGCTATGAAAAGATGCTTGGAGCAGAAGCCAAAATAAAAtggcttgttttaaaaatgcaaggaaGCCATGGGGAAGAGGGGTAGACAGGGTAGCAAAAAAAAGTTATGCTGCTGTTACTCAAGAACAGCATATGATGATTTCTAAGTCATCTTGGTGGAAATCTGTTTGGTCTAGTGTCCCCTTACTGTTTGAGTAATTCCATAAAGCTAAATAAGAGCAAGCAAACCCCTACATAAATGAATTGACTAAAGAAACTGCTAATGAGCAGCCAGAAATAGAAGTAGCGTTCCAATATGGTAACTGCAGATGCTCCAGCTCAATGGAGAGGTGTTTTACGCTAGTTATTCAGAATTCTGCTTCCCTCACATGATAGTAAACGTGCTGATTAAAAAAACTAGTAACACTGAATTAATGTCTGCACTTTGTGTGTAATACGAAAGCATGTACACAGCTCATTTTTCAAAGCTTCTGTGTTCACAGAGGCAACGGCTAGAGTTTAAAACTGAAGATGCTCCTTTAGTTTCTCTGGATGTAAAACTGAGTCTTACGTTATGGTCAGAGAACACTTTATGCTTATGAGAACGTACCCCTGCTGCCTTCAGTAGATACCAGGCGTGGGAGGTTTGTGTGCGTAGTTTAGTGGGGAGGAGACAGTTTGCAGAAGTAGTGATGAAAACATAAGGAAAAGGAAGTTCTGCACCAATGTCCCTGCGTTTGTTGCGCTGTGCAAAAGAAAGCCTGAATAGAATGGGGCTCTGCGTAAAATGTCCAGTCTTTGGTACCTTGGCATTAGTAGGCTTTACGTAGCCTACTATGGGCAAAAATGCTAGTAAGATACTGAAACTAAACTGTCTACTGGTGGATATTCACTGAGTTAGCTGGTTTATGTCCGCTTTGCTTGGCTAAAAGTCTGACATCTGTCTTTCTCTTATACCTTTATAAGACAACTTACAACttaaaagattttcttctttaaaaatacagcttttttgaTGAAGCTTCGGGGTAGGTAATAGGGCGGCAAGCTATACAGAATTATTTGCTTGCTTATTGACAAGGTGGTAACGAGTTCTGTTCTAGATATGACTGGGCAGCTTTCTGAGTTTTGGTTAAGATGCAAGTTTACTAGTTAGCTAATCAGATTTTGCCAGTTTCTCTGTGTTAATCACTGCTGAGATTAGTTTGCTAATCTACTCCAGAAACATTAGTGGATTTTCCTTTCAACTGTCTCTGTGGTCTAATGcatgtttctttatttaaacagaatgtaaaatttaaaaccTGCTTGTTTCTTGGCTAGACTTGCTGCTTGAGTTCTTCAAGCTCTAGAGCTGAGATGCAGTATTTCAGACTGGCACAATTATTTCCATTGATCAGATGTCATACCTTCTAAATAATCCATGTAATAGTGTGTATGGAGCAGACCTGATGTAGCCCACATctacagaagtatttttagCTATTTAGACTTGCTGCTGAATTGAAGAGGACGTGAGGCCAATATTCAGCCGGTCTTGATCACTTTTTCCTGTAAGACctattttgaaattatgtttttatggTAAGCTGAGTAGTTTATGTAACCAAGTTCATTCTGCAGTGTCATTCTGCCTGATGTGTGTgttgtggggggggggggggtgttaaTTCAACTGTTTCAGTAGAATGTTCCTATAAAGATactactgtgtatttaatcaaAGGCACAAAGTATAGTTTGGAAATGCAGCAGCTTTCAAACGTGCTAAACTTCAACGAAAACATCTGTTTAAAAACTAGGCAAGTGCAGAAAACATTTGAGGTAAAAATGGAATTAAGTTTTCAAGAAGTGTTGGGAATTTTTAGAATGGCACCTTGCTTGCCCATTACCCTATTAGAAGTTTTACATTTCTTCATAG of the Caloenas nicobarica isolate bCalNic1 chromosome 4, bCalNic1.hap1, whole genome shotgun sequence genome contains:
- the FAM53A gene encoding protein FAM53A isoform X1 — its product is MVTLITEKLQNQSLDDLTCKTYSINLYSSEKLNKSGSLFPFEINEDSPWKALNGVCPIQTDTRNSAYPFPVCPFSTGTASNGSLQWQQESSSTSMVSGWISELNLNENSGQPLAPPTKRHCRSLSEPDELARCRSPWKPGNSKVWTPVSKRRCNSGGSATLQRCNSHGSATLQRSTSISLPQNILSLNNVFTVTSFNTSPVPRPSSASSGFVDSSEGSTGSSTRWNSGGPCDFNPRRRLSLSQEHITETGNLLPSANSTPTSTPELSRRQGLLRCRSQPCVLNEKKSRLKRRREEDVRWNRPSLDFFKMTRTLKNSKSLCSLDYEDDDDDTQMKTIVSSPCDSNDLMNIITPGSSPMKEQLDEVRHHGSCQGSFKTRDYKKAAAVCESDEDTSDCESTEEGIFPLDCGDLDLEQIENN
- the FAM53A gene encoding protein FAM53A isoform X2; this encodes MVTLITEKLQNQSLDDLTCKTYSINLYSSEKLNKSGSLFPFEINDSPWKALNGVCPIQTDTRNSAYPFPVCPFSTGTASNGSLQWQQESSSTSMVSGWISELNLNENSGQPLAPPTKRHCRSLSEPDELARCRSPWKPGNSKVWTPVSKRRCNSGGSATLQRCNSHGSATLQRSTSISLPQNILSLNNVFTVTSFNTSPVPRPSSASSGFVDSSEGSTGSSTRWNSGGPCDFNPRRRLSLSQEHITETGNLLPSANSTPTSTPELSRRQGLLRCRSQPCVLNEKKSRLKRRREEDVRWNRPSLDFFKMTRTLKNSKSLCSLDYEDDDDDTQMKTIVSSPCDSNDLMNIITPGSSPMKEQLDEVRHHGSCQGSFKTRDYKKAAAVCESDEDTSDCESTEEGIFPLDCGDLDLEQIENN